Proteins from a genomic interval of Afifella aestuarii:
- a CDS encoding fumarylacetoacetate hydrolase family protein, whose translation MRLATLNDGSRDGSLVVVSADNRRYTPAGGIAGTMQEAFDRWQEAEPQLRALAVRLDIGQIEGRPLVEANCLAPLPRAYQWAEASVYTRHLELMHGSRGQDMPASFWVDPLISEGSSSRFLAPREPIMLPEEALELDGGFGLDFEASLAVITDDVPMGVSASEALRHIKLIALVNCITLRHLVPSEIAKGFGFFKSKPAASFAPIAVTPDEFGRQWQGGKLAGRLLVTINTRRFGDLNPALDMAFDYGQIIAHAACTRRLPAGSLISAGAVSNGDPARGPGRPISWGGNGYACIAEMRMMETVDYGHPDTRFLTGGDVVHIEMVDAHGQSCFGTIEQEVKRI comes from the coding sequence ATGAGGCTCGCCACGCTCAACGACGGCAGCCGGGATGGAAGCCTTGTCGTGGTCTCCGCCGACAACCGCCGCTACACGCCTGCTGGTGGTATCGCCGGGACGATGCAGGAAGCTTTCGATCGCTGGCAGGAGGCTGAGCCGCAATTGCGGGCGCTCGCCGTCAGGCTCGATATCGGCCAGATCGAGGGCCGGCCTCTAGTGGAGGCGAACTGCCTTGCGCCGCTGCCGCGCGCCTATCAATGGGCCGAGGCCTCCGTCTATACGCGCCACCTTGAGCTCATGCATGGGAGCCGCGGGCAGGACATGCCGGCAAGCTTCTGGGTCGATCCCTTGATCTCGGAGGGGTCGTCCAGCCGTTTTCTGGCGCCGCGCGAACCGATTATGCTGCCGGAAGAGGCGCTGGAACTCGACGGCGGCTTCGGCCTCGATTTCGAGGCGAGCCTTGCCGTCATCACCGACGATGTGCCGATGGGGGTGAGCGCCTCGGAAGCTCTCCGCCATATCAAGCTGATCGCCCTCGTCAATTGCATCACCCTGCGCCATCTCGTGCCCAGCGAGATTGCCAAAGGCTTTGGCTTCTTCAAATCGAAGCCGGCAGCAAGCTTTGCGCCGATCGCTGTCACCCCCGATGAATTTGGCCGCCAATGGCAGGGGGGCAAGCTGGCCGGCAGGCTTCTCGTCACCATCAACACGCGCCGGTTCGGCGACCTCAATCCGGCTCTCGATATGGCTTTCGACTATGGACAGATCATCGCCCACGCAGCCTGCACGCGGCGCCTTCCGGCCGGCTCCTTGATCAGTGCGGGCGCGGTGTCGAACGGCGATCCCGCGCGAGGACCAGGCCGGCCGATTTCCTGGGGCGGCAACGGCTATGCCTGCATCGCTGAGATGCGCATGATGGAGACCGTCGATTATGGCCATCCCGATACGCGGTTTCTGACGGGCGGAGATGTGGTCCATATCGAGATGGTGGATGCGCACGGCCAGTCGTGCTTCGGGACAATCGAACAGGAGGTGAAGCGGATATGA
- the cimA gene encoding citramalate synthase, whose product MTRERLYLFDTTLRDGQQTPGIDFSLEEKAAVAAMLDRLGVDYVEGGYPGANPADTEFFQRRRTHRAVFTAFGMTKRAGRSVDNDPGMQALLQADSAAICFVAKSWDYHVRVALGATNEENLQGIRESIAAAKAAGREAMLDCEHFFDGFKANRDYALACAKTALEAGARWIVLCDTNGGTLPDEISEIVRDVTSVVPGDRLGIHAHNDTGNAVANSLAAVDAGVRQIQGTLNGVGERCGNASLTTLIPTLMLKPAYHERFEIGVTREGLATLTDVSHAFDEILNRTPDRQAPYVGASAFATKAGIHASAIVKEPETYEHVKPEEIGNRRRMLVSDQAGRSNLLAELARFGLEVDRKDPRLDGLLADIKAREAAGYAYEAADASLELLARRRLGHVPAFFEVEGFRVDVERRYNAVGDLVTVSEAVVKVKVNGERRMSVEEGNGPVNALDRALRKDLGDLSSAIEDLELVDFKVRILNGGTEAVTRVLIESRDGEGNRWFTVGVSPNIIDASFEALLDAVVFKLVKTMPEMQAAAE is encoded by the coding sequence ATGACCAGAGAACGGCTCTACCTCTTCGACACGACACTCCGGGACGGCCAGCAGACGCCGGGCATTGATTTTTCCCTTGAGGAAAAGGCGGCCGTCGCGGCCATGCTCGATCGGCTCGGCGTCGATTATGTCGAGGGCGGCTACCCGGGCGCCAATCCGGCCGATACGGAGTTCTTCCAGCGCCGGCGCACGCATCGTGCGGTCTTCACCGCCTTCGGCATGACCAAGCGCGCCGGCCGGTCGGTCGACAACGATCCCGGCATGCAGGCTCTCTTACAGGCGGATTCCGCAGCCATCTGCTTCGTCGCCAAGAGCTGGGACTATCATGTGCGTGTCGCGCTCGGCGCCACCAATGAGGAAAACCTCCAAGGCATCCGCGAGAGCATCGCCGCGGCGAAAGCCGCCGGACGCGAGGCAATGCTCGATTGCGAGCATTTCTTCGACGGCTTTAAGGCGAACCGCGACTACGCGCTCGCCTGCGCCAAGACGGCGCTCGAGGCCGGGGCACGCTGGATCGTGCTGTGCGACACCAATGGCGGCACACTGCCTGACGAAATCTCGGAGATCGTCCGGGACGTGACCTCGGTGGTGCCTGGCGACCGCCTTGGCATCCATGCGCACAACGACACCGGCAACGCGGTGGCGAATTCTCTGGCGGCCGTCGATGCGGGCGTGCGGCAGATCCAGGGCACCTTGAACGGTGTCGGCGAGCGCTGCGGCAATGCGAGCCTCACCACGCTGATCCCGACCCTGATGCTGAAGCCCGCCTATCACGAGCGCTTTGAGATCGGGGTGACGCGCGAGGGGCTCGCAACGTTGACCGACGTATCGCACGCCTTCGATGAAATCCTGAACCGCACGCCCGACCGACAGGCGCCTTATGTCGGCGCGTCGGCCTTCGCCACCAAGGCGGGCATCCATGCCTCCGCGATCGTCAAGGAGCCGGAGACCTACGAACATGTGAAGCCTGAAGAGATCGGCAATCGGCGCCGCATGCTGGTCTCCGATCAGGCAGGCCGCTCGAACCTTCTTGCCGAACTCGCCCGGTTCGGCCTCGAGGTCGATCGCAAAGATCCGCGCCTCGACGGTCTCCTCGCCGACATCAAGGCGCGCGAGGCGGCGGGCTACGCCTATGAGGCGGCCGATGCCTCGCTGGAGCTTCTCGCCCGCCGGCGTCTCGGCCATGTGCCGGCCTTCTTCGAAGTGGAAGGTTTTCGCGTCGATGTGGAACGCCGCTACAACGCCGTGGGTGATCTCGTCACCGTGTCGGAAGCCGTCGTCAAGGTGAAGGTCAACGGCGAGCGGCGCATGTCGGTGGAAGAAGGCAACGGCCCCGTCAACGCGCTCGACCGGGCACTTCGCAAGGATCTTGGAGATCTTTCCTCGGCAATCGAGGATCTCGAACTCGTCGACTTCAAGGTGCGTATCCTCAATGGCGGCACGGAGGCCGTGACCCGGGTTCTCATCGAAAGCCGAGACGGGGAAGGCAATCGCTGGTTCACCGTCGGCGTCTCGCCCAACATCATCGACGCGTCTTTCGAAGCGCTCCTCGACGCCGTGGTCTTCAAGCTCGTGAAGACGATGCCGGAAATGCAGGCGGCTGCGGAATAA